One Penaeus monodon isolate SGIC_2016 chromosome 37, NSTDA_Pmon_1, whole genome shotgun sequence genomic region harbors:
- the LOC119596054 gene encoding translation initiation factor IF-2-like: MQGVPVFCCEGGPAALPTAPGPRPRRTPTRGLLQGTPLPSSRPQGTRRARPWPSAPEERSNLAPPSPCCAGRAEATSEARPRASAPTPWRPRPGLEARAPRPSVGGARACEARRPPRSAEAGVGAVGRAAVSFTAARRLGSGGVGRARAARRPMGAARAST, encoded by the coding sequence ATGCAAGGTGTCCCCGTTTTTTGCTGCGAAGGAGGCCCTGCCGCCCTTCCGACGGCGCCCGGGCCTCGCCCCCGCCGCACCCCGACTCGAGGCCTCCTGCAGGGGACGCCCCTGCCGTCCTCGCGCCCCCAGGGGACTCGGAGGGCGCGCCCCTGGCCCTCGGCGCCCGAGGAGCGTTCAAACCTCGCGCCTCCGTCGCCGTGCTGCGCAGGGCGAGCTGAGGCGACGTCGGAGGCGAGGCCCCGCGCCTCGGCCCCGACGCCGTGGAGGCCGAGGCCGGGCCTGGAGGCGAGGGCGCCGAGGCCGAGTGTTGGAGGAGCAAGGGCGTGCGAGGCCCGGCGTCCCCCGAGGTCGGCCGAGGCCGGGGTCGGCGCCGTCGGTCGGGCCGCAGTCAGCTTTACGGCAGCGCGTCGGCTCGGGTCGGGCGGCGTCGGGCGCGCTCGGGCGGCGCGGCGGCCAATGGGCGCGGCGCGGGCGAGCACGTGA